DNA from Helicoverpa zea isolate HzStark_Cry1AcR chromosome 5, ilHelZeax1.1, whole genome shotgun sequence:
gcgcacaGCGAGGCGCGCCTGCTGCGCGCGCTGGCCGCCGCGCCGAGAGACCTGCTCGGGGCGCTGGGAAAGGTAACTAGCTCATTACCAGCATGTTGTAGCATCGAGTGTCTTGGCCTTGTTCTATTGCTCTGACAGCAGGCTTTGAGACCATAGAGAACAAACTGACTTCTAAGAAATAAACGCACCAAAATGCGATTGAGCGGGTGCCGAGGAAATAGAGCTCCGCCCTTTTACGTCTTCTTTGGGCCCGACCTTTcgtttgtaataccaaaaattgtgacagatatttaaaaaatcccaAACACCTCATTAGTTCGCTGGTAACATCGCTCTGCTGAGCTAGATCATTGTGATTATACGAATTTAACCTAAAAGTAGGCACCTCACCTACCTGTATTATGCCATCTCCagtcatctttccttactccatagTTGAGACTTAAATAGGTAGCTAATTGCTAACAAATAACTTTATAACTATTTCCCAAACTGAGTAGACCAAAACCCCTATTTTGTGTGCTGACCGCCAATAAAAACTTACTATAATTATGATAcattaaaaatttattttaatagcaacCATTAATTTTACCTCTTATTATTTTCCAGCTAGCCCGCAACACTCGTCTCCTGTACTTACACTCGTTCCAGTCTCTAGTGTGGAACCGTAGTGTATCGGAAAGATTGCGGCGCTTTGGTCTCAAGCCGGCGGTCGGCGACCTCGTGCCACTCGTGAAAGTTGATAGAGACGGTACGGTATACATCTACATAGAAACTTAATATTTATAGCTTTACTATCACTCTCATAGTAATGAAACTTACttgcataattttaaatattactgaGTATGTCCAAGTCACGTCAGTATAATTTCAAAGATATCTAAATCTATTAAAACCATTTACAGACGAATTCGAAGACGAAGAATCAGATTCCGAAGAAAATCAAACAGACGAAAATCAATCAGAAAATAACCAAAACGACACAAGCACAGATGAAACAAAACAAGATGGCGACGATAAACCAAAGGACGTAACCGACACAGAAACTAATCAATTCAaagataataaacaaaaacaggAAGAGAAACCGAAAATACCAGTGAAGGTATTAACGCAAGAAGACGTAGATAGTGGCAAATATACTGTGTTTGATATTGTTATGCCACTTCCAGGGTATTCTGTGGATTACCCGCCGAATATGAAGGATTTTTATGAGGAAGAGCTTAAGAAAGTTGGTCTGACGCTGGAAATGAGGCATAAGATTAAGTAAGTGGGAATTTCTTCTTGTCGTTTGtggttcaatttttttttttgataatatgAAGATGTCAAACTAAGTTACgactgaattatttttaatactgacTTGTCTTAGAAAattaaatcaattcaaattCAATAGAAGCGTAAGTAGTGGTCCTTGATCAACTGGGGTTATTTAGTAGTGTAAAATagtgaaattttttttttttaatgaatttaactgatgatgatgacgctgCTATTAGGTTAAAACTCAATCCCAAAATTATTTAAGGCTGATAAATAATGACTTGTCGAACGTCTAAACAAAGGACAGCTTACTAtttcctatgtatttttgcttcgTATCAAGAACAAGTTGTAACTTTATCACATGtgtcattatctgcctagcttttcctAACAATGTAGGGGCTATTTACAagtctgacctcttcaacttAGTTACCTGGACACACCCAATACTCCTAAGTGAGACTGCTTCTCTGACCATTTTGCATATTAACTATACTATAAATAAATCCTCTCCATTCCAGGAGCTACAGCATGTCAGGCGCATACCGTCATATATGCGTGGTGCCGCGTGACGTCACGTGGCGCTGCGTGCGCTACTCGCAGCCCAGCGCAGACCTGCTGCTGTCCGACTTGGAGATGATGAGGCAGGAGACGCTGTCGGGGATCATTGAAGGTAAGGACTCGTGTcttttaagccttgtctaaagtATAGGATTTTATCCCAAACATcgacaatataaacgtcagttgTCTCAaagcaactgtttactatgaattgtCACATTCAACGTTCaaagtaaaaagttatttttaagaaaaacgtaCGTTTATATTGTGCGTGAATTTAGACCTTGTTTGAATTTGCTTGCTGTTTAACAACCAGTTAGCCATAGCGCTAGATGTAGCATACACTATTGAGTGGACTCAAAGAAATTGAAGGTGCTTCACGTGATGCTAGATACATTTAGCTTGCAGTACGCACACTCCTGATTAATTGTGTAACTgattattaaatttaaaatgtatttagtgATACATCTCCAACTATAGCAAAATTAGAATGTAAGTTTTATGCatgtatgtgtatttgtatgtaTCGTACATAACATAGTCATTTCCTTCTAATGTATTGTTTTCCTTTATTACAGACGGCAAATACAAAGCCCTACTCCTAACACTGACGCTTCCAGCGAGTTGCTACGCCACAATGGCATTACGGGAGCTCCTCAAAGTTGACACATCCAGTGACAACCAGGCTTCACAGAATAACTACCACAAAACACCCAGTTCTACGGAAACCAGTGAAAGTGGGGACAAATCCAAGATGGAAACCGAGAGTGGGGACAAATGCAAGGCAGAGTCCGAAAGTGCGGATAAAATGAAAGAGGAGTCTGGGGAGAAACGGAAAATAGACAGTGAGACTGTAGATGCCAAGAAACAGAAAGTAGatgaataaaagatttttattttatttattgaagttgTTTTATTTGGGATCTTTGGTGGTTTCTGATCTAGGTGTAGAGGGTTGACCTGTGAAAGAGATAAGAGAAGTTAGAAGTTATTCTTTTTCCTTTTAAAGTCAAATAATATCATAGaaatttacattacattacttTTAAGGCTGAAGTGGTGTGTATTTCTGTGGTATAAATccttccttactaatattataaactagcttccgcaaGCGGCTTCGCCCGCCTGGTGTGTTggttaaaagtagcctatgtgttaatccagggtatcacctatctgcataccaaatttcaaccaaatcggtccggACGTTTTTGCGTggaagaataacaaacatacatccatacattctcacaaactttcacatttataatataagtaggaagtaggatgtgaaagtaactctgcctgtctttctgtctgtctgtcttttcttcacgcctaaactactgaaccgatttgtgtgaaatttggtacagacatagtttgggaCTTGTGAAAGgacgtaggatagtttttattacaaaaaaataaaatttattccggacgtatagcgccatctattggtcaaaccaaaaatctgccggaagtcactattccacgcgaacgaagtcgcgggcaataGTTAGTCATATTTCGTCTTTATAGGAATCTGggtaaataatagttatttgttattcaagagtgcaaagttgttTTTCTAAAATCTTTGCACTTGAAACTCGGAAATGACTATGCAAAAGAAGGAAATGGCGCGCTTATGGCAAATTAAGAAgttgtacctattaaagtttatttatttaaaaactcagtttaaaaataaaataaggttaATAATCGATctaagaacaataataaaaattacttaattagttgaatcattattttaagcagaagtttatttgtttaatatttatttgtttaaaaagtcttatcaagattgtcacaaatcgAGCATTGCACAAGATGTTCTtatttcaaatcagtttttcgCTCTAGTCGAGAGGATAAAAATGGCTTTTACACTCGAATATCTAAAAGTTAAAtaactctttccgagatggtgggatgaaaaagatttttttacatttgggGTTGATTTAATCAACTGGAATGAAGTGCCTAAATATTGTTTGTGCTTTCGTGTATTTTTGTgcttaaataagttttaatagTTCGGTCAACCGGTTATAACCGAACTACTATACGACATCGGTACCGTGAAATACGATTATCAGTGTTATGGAGTAGTGATCCCCAGTTCCCAGCGCCCAGTGAGTACctaatacctaattaattattttatttctaagccTGTTGTCTAGATTGACCAcagaatacctacttaattgtttgtttggtaAGCTAGCAAGGGACGCGGCGGCGTCCCCGGCGGGACGGAAGTCAAAACCGAAACTCAATTATGTTAGTGTAGGTACCAATATCAATATATCAATAATATGAATTCTgaagaatatttattaaatgaccaaagcaacttttctaagttagtaGGTAtggtacctatgtacctactttctaagtaggtatcttggacaccaatgactttgtttcggatggcacgttaaactgtaccTCGCGGCTGTCTTCGGCAGTCGTAATAGGTAGTCAGTCTTACCAagtaaccagtcttaccaagggtattgggttgcccgggtaactgccaggaggtcgggcagcagtcgctccttgtgaaacactggtactcagccaaATCCGGTTACACTAGAAGCCAATCCCAAAATAGTtgatgggaaaaggctcggaagatgaagaGATGGTGACTATCAATAATGTGAATTCTGAATATTCCTTACGTGTGTGTGAAATGGTGCAGTAGGTCTCGTGGTCGGCCAGCTCGCGCATGCGCGGCGGCGTGGGCGCGCAGCTCGCCGGGCGTGGGGAACGAGCGCGGGCACCACGAACATTTGTGCGGCTTGTTCTGTAGCAAAATAGTTATACTAATATAGAATCTTCAGACAAACGATATCATGAAAGATGTAGGAAGCGTAAATAAGGCTGTAAATACGGTAGTTCATACGGCGAGTACATAGGTGTCTTACGTGAGGAAGTATAAGGAGAATACATCAAAAAGTACATAGGGATAGTTCTGGTAGAATATAAATTATGGACGAAAGTATACCGAGGAATAAGCACATAGGGAAGGATATAGAAGGCGGTAAAAATTAGTACCTAGTTCATATGGCCATAGGTACATAAAGGACTACACAAAAggtatataaaaagtaaaattaagtaTGACGTCACAATAAACCCATTATCATTATATCCTTCTCTGAAGCTAGGGTATGGATAGACACCAGCACCGGGTCTATCTAACTTGAATCGTGGTGCAGAGGAAACAAATCTTTACTATTcttatataaataatagttattcTCTAGGTAGGAACTAACCTTTGTATGTGTCATGCGATGATAGTACAGGTTGGAGCTAGCTGTGAAGCATTTGCCACATTCAGGACATTTGTGAGGCTTTTCACCTGCGGCAAATGAAAGGCAATTAGCGATTTTTATTAACTGTTGACAGTTCACTTATTTTGTTAAGAGTAAAGCACTTAGATGGAAGCCATGGACTCTGACTCGGGCTGAGGGCTGTACGCTGATTGGCCGTCCGTCCATCTAGCGATGATAGTCGCGTGTCTGCAGTACGTTGTGCTCCACGCGCTTCTCGAAGAGCAGTAAGCAACGCCTATATACGTGGCCCTACAGGGCCGAAACATGCTGGGCTACATGATCTCTCAAAAGTTTTGCTGTTGCTCTATTACACTAACAACCACAGTACGaaaggtcatttgatgatttgtcATCTCAAAAAAGAAGTTCATTTAACACAGTGTGAAATTGTCAATTTTatcgggaacaaatataatgaccaccataaaatgctttgatacccttagttttgtaaccagaaatatctactgaacaccagaaaaataaagtctaaaaatgtaatagttccagctattttagtcacgacttcactttaaattgtattcgaccaccaaatttagtaaatgatcaccaactcttgacgaccaaattaatgtattatttttgcctaaataagtcactgtgattgccataaaatataggcttattaccaaataaagtattatgatgccatattaagttatgtgtccggcttgcaatgcatgcgtgagtgtcagtatgacgagtgacaggggaaaatggaagaaaatgacatattgcgccgaccccaagtaaaattgggaacagggcaagagaaagaagaagaagaatgtgtttctcaatacactccctcgaaaacacactcttatcgcgttgtttagaggcatgcaatagacaattttccaccctagtgcaggaaaagggtccccataatgttattacatgtattgtatcaggccgaacttatttttttggagtcagtttacttaaacaggatagcaagatgtaaaaactttgattatcattttatattaaaacgctggtataattttgatgatcatttactacttttggtgatcatttactacttttgggataacaatgatttatttggacgcattttgcttaaataggatagcagaatttaaaaactttggttataatcttactttaaaatggtggtttaattttggtgataatttactatttttggcttacgcatgatttattttggagcaatttcacttaaataggatagcaaagtgttaaaactttggttatagttttacattaaaatgcgagtttcattttggtgatcatttactatttttgtctgctatttgttactatatctggtgatcagttaaacataagccaattTTATCGAATCAAAACAGTTTCAGCTAACTTTGGAATTTAATAGATAAGTATGCTAATTGCGTTGGGTGAGACAAAATGGTTGGtcttggtggcctagtgggtaaaggaccaacctctcaagtatgagagcgcgggttcgatcccaggtcaggcaagtaccaatgcaacttttctaagtttgtatgtactttctaagtatatcttagacaccattggctgtgttttggatggcacgttaaactgtaggtcccggctgtcattgaacatccttggcagtcgttacgggtggtcagaagccagtaagtctgacaccagtctagccaagcggtatcgggttgcccgggcaactgggttgaggaggtcagataggcagtcgcttcttgtaaagcactggactcagctgaatccggttagactggaagccaaccccaacatgattgggaaaaggctcggaggatgagacaAAATGGCAACCGCGACACCGTTTACGAGAGCTAGCATCTTCAGATCCCAAAGCGAGGTTCTCAAAGCTAAGTCTATGAGTAGGAACTCACCTGTATGTATTCTCCGATGCGTGTTCAATGAGCTGGATGTGCTGAAGCCTTTGTTGCACACGTTACATATGTGAGGCTTTTCACCTAGAACAACATAATCGAATCGTTAATAGGTTCTGTGATGGAAAATTAGTGCTGTAACTGTGTTGGGAATAGATAACACCTAGTAAAATGGATGAGCTTCGTAATCATGCACCCCTTTTAGTTATTGGTATATGTATATGAGCTGCACGATTTCGAAGCACATCCATCTGTAACTATGTTATGTAATAGGACCACAGTGCGCCATGACTGTAGTTCGCATGCCAGAAATTGTAGGTACCCTAACAGCTATTGACACCGTTAGAGGCAGTTGCCTCATCCAAAATACTGATAAGGTTTGCTTTGCAGGCACTTTTAATGCTAATTATCATTGCAAAAGTCTGCAAAACGAGAACCGGTCAATATTTTACACACCAGTCGAGGCTATGGCCAACATTGCCGGAGTATATTTCGGAGATGTACCTGTATGCGTCCTCATATGCCTCTTCAGCAGCGAGGGTCGGTCAAAGGTCTTCAAGCACACTTGACAGGGCAGTATGTTCTTCATGGTGGCAGCTTTCTGTGGCAAGCAGAAGCTGTCTTTGCTGCAGACCATTGTGGTTCTCTCGTACAACTTGACTAGGTGGTTGTTCAGCCCTTCGAGAAACTTGAAGTCTATGATGTTTAACATTTTGTTCGGCTTTCTGCCTTTTGTTGATAAGTCTAGAGGTTCGGTTTGCACTTCCATTTTAATTTAGGTTTGAGTTACCTTTTTGTCTTCTAAAGTTTAATTCACATGTTTTTAGCTTTGAATGGTTTGTCGACCGCCATTGAACCAGTAGAGATCAATGGAGTCACTGGCGATTTCAGAACCGTGTAGATAAATTTGAACTTGCAACTAGAAGTGATTTAATTGGAACTGCTAGTGATTATCATTGTGTGGTTCTTCCTTAGATATTCACTCAagctaattaaactacatatGTATTATTGAACCATCTCCCAAAATCACGACAAATTAACTGATTTCCACTTGAATTTTCACAGGTAACTGTCATAATTTCCCGTGGGCCGTCCTATAAATACGTGAAGGGCTGACGTATACAAATGACAGGGTGATATTAGTGTATTAGATTGTATAACAGTTGTGTCGATGATCGTTTCGAAGTATTGTGGTGTTGCCAACAATAAGTTTTGTAGAGCACGGGACACTAATCGACGTGATTGGGCGGTTTTTTTGTATTCGCAATGGAGGGTGGAAATGTTGGATGTGGTATCAGGTGTAACGGGTTTATGGGTACCTAAGTTTACCATACCTATACCattgtggaggtatgagagcagagagtaaagctcatcatacctcgcactaaagggaggatcctccgaccggacagaTGTTTTTATCCGatgggctactgcccgacagttgttgtcggggtgatctatgCGTATTAAcgtgcgcgcgaacactgcatgtgcgatgcaggatagtTGTTTGAGAGTTGCATCGGCgactgtgtagatggcggtgttgaCAGTTGTAGTAACGCCACACCATCCATAAAAAGTTGTATCGCTACTCCATAATACCATCGCTATCCACATATTCGGATAATTTGTCTAAGTTTCATTCCAGTCTTGTTTCATACGATGCATCCTTCTTCCTTGTACCTAAAATCAAAAGGAATCATTATAGTCTTCACTTGAACAATTCTGTTGGGTTTTCTTTCAAAACACCTgcttttattaaacattttcattttagttTCTGGCATTTTGTTTTAGTCGCAATAAACATGGGATTTTCTATTAGTCAACGTTTGTTTTTCCTACAACTGACATTCAAGAACATTCCTTCTAAAATACTTTACAAGATACCTCATCAAATGTTTCCAATATCCATGAAAAGTATTGAAGAAAACGTAATCGCCTATAAAGGTGACGCTGCAAAGCTTTAGATTTCCTCGCTTTGTGCGACTAAACGCAAGGAAAGCGTACACAAATATTTACGAGTCGTCGCATTGTGGCGTACGCTGTCAATCACGCCTTTATACGCTTCACAATAACTTGGGACCTTCGGGTTGGGATACTGAAAGTATACCCGTACAATCATCATCTGCTTTATTGGAGAGCTGTGGATCCCTTAACATTTAGACCCTAATATTTCTTGtgttaataattgtattttcaTTCCTTTCTTCTTTCTACGCAAGTCTGTAGGAACATCTGCTAAGTATTTATTAACAAACATCTGGAACACATTTTACCGGATAAAAGATAAGAACTacaaattttatttagataggTTTACACAATGATCTTATTataaggaaatattaaaactaagtatcaaaatattcatccgcatcgctgtcagctgggatcgtgcccaaaaggctggccgcattgccacgctggatggcaatacatatcctttgaccgaagtataggccagccccttggtcacgagtggactccactaatcgcttactaatttctcgaaagagtctgtgggcacttgggccccatggtcccagggtttcaacgccaaacggctcaaaaatgcaattgccggtgaggtttacatatttgtgccgcttgaggttttccgcggctgcagcagctgcaccgacacagctcgccgtactgggaaggtgggaagatgcaagggtgtcgacgcaggttgcgtcccacaccaaagaccttcccatcttccaaggcattatagacatcccgtctggtctcttgccatcgtcgcgtgccaagcctctgggttctaaaatggctggcactccggcggtgacaagagcacgacggataatgtcatttatgctggcgtgtcgtgccatgcgaccagcacttttgctacaggaaagaccatggtgcccaaggcggtccacagattcaccgcactggcagcgatgcggagccgcagtgggagcgccgacATTTTACCATATTTGATGGACATAACATTTGAAGGGATCATCCAGATATTGTCATTTGGCAATAAGACAATTGTTAACATTTAATATCCTTATGATTACATACTTAGTGGATTAATATAGGAGTATAGCAATGGACTTACGTAACAGACAccttacttacctacctacctaccttgaTTATATTACTGTACTGAATCCCttactaaaacatatttttgtaaccTAGGCGTGAAGTTACGGTGGCCTATTAaacatattgaaatattttctaatacCACACTATTCTTTTGAAATAACAACAACCATAGTACGAGCATAGCTTTCTAATCAGGGTAAATGCTTTTATTATAGTAAAACCAATAGGTACTGGCGTAGGAAGTGACGTAGCATTCGATGCCATTGTACACCATAAAGTTAGTCGATTATTTTAATAAGCTTCGCAACTGGGTTAACTTTTAGGGGTAATCGATTGATCGGTATTCGGTATATTGCAATTGTTCAATCAATTCATTGTGTTATGAGCAATCGTATTAGCAGCAAGGTGGTAGCTTGGTTGTGAAATTTCGATTAGTTTATTAACTAAGTGCTTTTAAGGTTGTTcgttaaggaaaatatttcagCTAAGATGTTTTTTATTGTGGACGAGGGAGCGAAATAATGAGGCTTATATCACCAAAATTGACCAAATCTCCTTAAAGATTTAGTGTTTTTCAATAATGTGACAATAGTAGGTGTCTAAAATGATAAAGAACCGATTTGATGGtgctttttatttaatgaacgttttattgaagtGAGTATATCTGATAATGCGAATGTTCTCACTATGGCtgcataggtacttattaattcAGCAAGCAAATaagataaatcatattttatcgAGTGTGCTGTAGATTTAATCACCCAACAAGCCTCAGTGTCAGAAAGATAAGAAgaatttatcataattattttaagggaAAGTGTAAGTTTTAAagttgtttcaatattttttgtgtaatcaTAAACATTACCTGCAGCTCGTAGATACGAACAAATATTAAGTACTTGATAAATCAAAATAAGCCGATCTTcaagaagtaaaaaaataccatCGTCCCTATAGATTCATTAAGATAAGCACTGAGATCAGCGTACACGGCTCCGAGTAACGCGGGGAACAATcgaacagttttattttcttctattgTTATTTTAGCAAGAAAATTCTCGAAAGCTATTCAAATTCTGCTTTGCCTCTTATTCAAATACCCTCACAAATCCGATTTACTCGCAACTTGTTAAGACTGCCTTGTTTCACTTCTaccttactttttatttatttttcatctatTCAGAGGTAAAAGGAAACTTTTATTTGTCCTATACCTATAGTACATATACAGATATATATTTGTATCTTCCGAGGGTATTTTTCTTTCTGTATTTAGGTCAGGATTTGTTCGCAAGATTTACTGCCAATAAATGTATTGAGGTTATTTGTATATCGTTGTGGCCAGCGGGCACTTTTGTTCAGTTCCTCAGGCATACTAATAAGACATTGATTGATAGATTAGGTAAAGTAAACCTGCAATGTTTTAGGTTTAACTGATGCTGGGGCTTATTTGAAATGATGACAAATTCACTTAAGCGGATTAGTTTCAATTGTGTAGTGCGAGATGAAACTGATACTAGATACTTATAAAATACgtgaatatcaatatttattccTATTTACGATGATTGAAATCACTTTGACTCATTCCGTTActatatgtaattaattacattttaaacacAATACAATTAGAACGAAACCACCAAAGTTACATTGCATTGTATCGCGTTCGTATTGTATTTGTAGCCCTAAATAAGTCATGGATATTAAGTTTTTTACTTGGtgatttgacaaaaaaatacgtTCACCTTCTGTATTAATGTGAGTAGTTATGAAATGGCAGCtataacatgtttttgtttaaactcGAATTAAGATTTTACGTAAAACTAAAAAGACCGCACCCACACAGTGTTTCTTGCCAAAATATTCCATTCACTACCACGCTACAAAGAAAATCCCCCAAAAACCCCGAAACTAAAATAGAGAGGTAATAAACGGTCTCATACTACCCTCgtttcaaatataaaactaaGAAACAAA
Protein-coding regions in this window:
- the LOC124630527 gene encoding zinc finger protein 723-like, encoding MEVQTEPLDLSTKGRKPNKMLNIIDFKFLEGLNNHLVKLYERTTMVCSKDSFCLPQKAATMKNILPCQVCLKTFDRPSLLKRHMRTHTGEKPHICNVCNKGFSTSSSLNTHRRIHTGEKPHKCPECGKCFTASSNLYYHRMTHTKNKPHKCSWCPRSFPTPGELRAHAAAHARAGRPRDLLHHFTHTSTLYT